From Gemmatimonadota bacterium:
CTGGCCCGCACGCTGCTTCGTCTGCAGCGCTTCCAGGAGGCCCTGCCCCACGCGCGCCGGGCGGTGGAGTTCATGCCCGACCACGCACCCTCGCGCCAGATGCTGGCCGACCTGGAGCGGGCGCTGGGCGGCTGAGACACCTCCGCGCCCGGAGGCGTCCCCACGACGACGCGAGGGGGACTCGCCGGGAGCTGGCCGCTTCGCTTATCGTCGGTGCCGCGGAGCCCCCGCCTGTCGCGCTCCGCACCAACGGCCGAACCAGGAGACGTCGTGGGAGTCATGCGCAGCGCGCTGCTGTGGGGGTCGCAGAACCGGTGGTTGGAGCGGCAGTTCCGCAGCCGGGCCTTCGCCAAGCAAGCGGTCGCGCGCTTCATGCCGGGAGAGCGGCCCGAGGATGCGCTCGCCGAGTCCAGCTCGCTGTCCGAGCGCGGCATCCAGTCCGTGCTCACCTGCCTGGGCGAGAACGTCTCCTCCAAGGCCCAGGTGGAAGCGATCGTCACCGACTATCTCGACCTCATGGACCGGATCGGCGCGGCCGAGCTGCCCACGCACGTCTCGGTCAAGCTCACCCACCTCGGGCTCGACCTGGACCGGGACCTCACGGTGCGCAACCTGGTGCGGCTTGCGGCCCGCGCCGCCGAGCATCGCCACACGTTCTGGGTGGACATGGAGTACTCGCGCTACGTGGACGCGACGCTCGACGTCTTCGAAGCGGCCCGTCGGGAACGGGAGAACCTCGCGCTGTGCCTGCAGGCCTATCTGCACCGTACACCGGAGGATCTCGAGCGCATCGCCGGCGCCGGCGCGGCCGTGCGTCTCGTGAAGGGCGCCTACGCGGAGCCGGCGTCGGTCGCGATTCCCAGCAAGGCGGAGGTGGACGAGCGCTTCGAGGAGCTCTCGCTGCGTCTGATCGAGCTGTACGACGGACGGGGACAGCCGCACGGGTTGGCCACGCACGACGTGCCGCTGCTCCGCCGCGTGGCCTCGGAAGCCGCGCGACGCGGGTGGGGCAAGGATCGCTGGGAGGTGCAGATGCTGTACGGCATCCAGCGTTCGGCCCAGAACCAGCTCGCGGCGGAGGGCTATACCGTGCGCGTGCTGATCAGCTACGGCGAGGCCTGGTTCCCGTGGTATATGCGAAGGCTGGCCGAGCGTCCCGCCAACGTGGGGTTCGTGCTGCGCAGCATGATGGGCGGGTAGCCCGCGGGACCGCGCCGCCGAGGCCGGAGGGCGACGGGCCGCCGCAGCACGCGGCGGCCCGTTCCGGTTGCAGTGCAGAAGCGGAGCGCTCAGCCCCCGGTGGGCGGCTCGAACCGGATCGGGAAGGCCACCCACACCGCGACGGTCTCACCGCGATTCCGCGCGGGCGTGAAGCGCGCTGCACGTGCCACGCGCAGCGCCGCCTCGTCCAGGGCCTCGTGCTCCGAGCTGCGACCGACGCGCGCGTCGGTCACGGTGCCCGACTCATCGATGTGGAACCACACGAGCGTGGTGCCCGTGATTCCCGCCTCACGCAGGAGCGGTGGGTATTCGGCCTGCAGCGTCGCCTGCAGGGCCTCGACGTCCACGAGACCCGGCCGCTCCGTGAACGGCGTGTACGCCACACCCTCCGGCGTCTCGAGGCGACCCGTCTCTCCGCCGTTGAGGCTGGGACGAACGGGAACGGATGCCTGCGACGAAGCGGTCTGGAACGTGATCGGGAAGGCCACCCACACCGGGACCGGCTCGTCTCCGTTCAGCGCGGGCGTGAACTCCATCACGCGTGCCACCTCCAGCGCGGCCTCGTCCAGGGCCGGATGTCCGGAGCTCTCCTGGACGCGCACGTCCCCCACCACGCCGTCGTCGCGGATGAAGAACCACACGTTCACGGTGCCTTGGACGCCCGCGTCCCGCAGGAGCGGTGGATACTCCTCCACCAGCGCGGCCTGCACGTCCTGGCGGTTCTTCAGATCCGGACGCACGGTGAACGGCGTGAAGGTGGGTCCGGCCGTGACGTCGGCCGCCGTCACCCCTGCCTCCGGGAGCTCGGGCGCGAGCGGTCCCCCCGCCTCGGGTTGCGGCGTGAAGCAGGCCACCCCGAGCGCGACCGCAACGGACGCCCCGACGACGAGACGCAGCGTGCGCCCGAGCCGCCCCCGGGCCGTCAGCACGTCGATGCGACGTTCGAGCAGGGACGCGGGCTCCGACAGCGCCGGAGCAGGGAGCAGCCCGGGGGAGCGACGCGCGCCGACGCGCAGGAGCAGCTCGCAGTAGTCGCGCAGGCGGACGTCGCCCTTGGCGAGCACGCGGGCATCGCAGTCGGATTCGATGGCCGCGCGCAGGCGCCGCACCATCCACCACAGGGGCGCGTTCCAGGGTACCAGCAGCAGGAGCGCCCAGGCACCGGCGAGCAGGCGTCCGTCCCCGGCGCGCACGTGCTCGCGCTCGTGCGCGACCATCAGTGGCAGATCGGGCGCGTCCAGCGCCCAGCGCGGCAGCACGATGCGGGGCGTCAGCACACCGGTGACGGCGGGGCCGGTGTCCTCGGAGATCCAGGCCGGCCCGCCCAGAACGGTGGTGGCCTGCCACGCGCGGGCCCGTGCCCGCAGCGACAGGAGCGCGCCGACCGTCAGCGCCAGCAGACCGCACGAGAGGATCCCCCAGCCCGCGAGGGCCCACTGATCCACCAGCAGCGTCGCCGAGCCCTGGGGCACGGTGACGCTCAGCCCCTCCAGCACGAACACACCGGACGGCGCCGACGCGTCCGGAGCGGCCACAGACCGCTCCGGCAGCAGCCCGGACAGCCGCACGGCGGGCAGCAGCACCGCCGCGACCAGCCCGGCACTCCAGGCGAAGCGCAGCGGGACGCCCGCGTGCCGGAACAGGCGCTCGGCGCCGAGCGCCGCCAGGGCGATCGCGCCGGAGACCACGACGGTGAACAGCATCCAGGCGGCGATCATCGGTCCTCCTCCTTCAGGCGGTCGTCCAGGAGCGAGCGGATGCGGCGGAGCTGGGCCTCGGAGAGGCGGCGGTCGGAGACGAGCTGTTGGAGGAGCAGCTCCGGAGAGTCCCCGAACACGCGGGTGACAAGGCGGTCGGCGGCGCTCTTCTGCGCCGCCTTCCGGGCCACCGTGGGGTGGTAGCGGTGGGCCCGCCCTTCTTCGGTGTGCGCCACGAACCCCTTCTCCTCCAGGGTTCGGAGCACGGTCAGCACGGTCGTGTAGGCGAGCGGGTCCGCGAGCCGCTCCTGCACCTCGGCCACCGTGGCGGAGCCGAGGTCCCACAGAACGGTCATGACGTCCAGCTCGCGCTCGGCAAAGACCAGGTCCACGACGCCTCCCATCGGGGGATCTACTATGGATCTAGTAGCAGGATACCGGCCTTGGGCGCGCCTGTCAACTACTCGATTAGTAGAAAGAGCGCCAGGGGATCCGCGGGCGGCGGGATGTGACTTCACGCCCCTCGAGCGGTCCGAAGGCGTGGACGCCCCCCAGTGATCCACACCCCCGACGAGGCCGCCCCTGGTGGCCCCATTGGATGGAGCGAACCGCCGTGACGCCGTATCCGGATGACCACGCCGGCCGGGTGGCCGAGTGGACGGGCCGTATCGCCGCCCGATTGGGCTTCTCCGCCGACGTGTGCGCAGGCTGGGCCCGTGCGGCCCGGTGGCACGACATCGGGAAGCAGCACATCCCGCGCTCGATCCTCGAGAAGCCCGGCCCGCTCTCGCCGGCCGAACGCCGCGAGGTCGAGCGGCACCCGGCCCTGGGCGCGTCCATGCTGGCCGCCGGGCCGCCCGAGCTGCGCGAGACCGCCTGCGTCATCGCCCTGACCCACCACGAGCGTTGGGACGGCTCGGGCTACCCCTTCGGCCTGCGCGGCGAAGAGATCCCCCTGGTGGCGAGGATCGTGGCGGTCGCGGACGTCTTCGACTGCCTCTGCACCGACCGGCCGTACAAGCAGGCGTACCCGCAGGAGCGCGCCTGCGCCATCCTCCGGGAGGGTGCGGGGACACTGTTCGACCCCGTGTGCGTGCGCGCCCTCGAGGACGTGGTGCGCCCGGCGGACGGGTGCGTGCCACAGGTGTCGCGACGCGACGCGCCGGTCGCCATCGCCGCCCCGGCGCGTCGGCGGCGCAGGCGCGTGCCGGCCGCCGCGGCCTGACTCAGGCCTCCGTCCGCTCCTCCATCAGGGCGAGCGTGTTCCCTTCCGTATCGCGCAGGAACGTCATCCACAGCGCGTACCGCTCGGTGCGATGCACGACGTGGGGCTCGTCCACGAACGTCGCTCCCCGTTCCCGCAGCGCGGCGTGCGCGGCCACGATGTCGGCCACCCGGTAGTAGAGGATGGACGCGGGGTGGTCGAAGCCCGGCTCCGACGCACCGGAGAGCATCAACCGCACTCCCCCGCAGTCGAAGAACGCGAGGGAGGGCGGCGCCTCGAACAGGAGCGGGAGCCCGAGGACGTCGCGATAGAACCCGACGGCGCGCGGCAGATCCTCGACGTGGACGGCGATCTGCCCGATCGCGAGCGGCGCGTGCGGCAAGGACATGGCGACCCCGGGGTTGAAGTATTTAGCCACACTAACTAAATACGATCATGTCCGACCCTTCGCAAGACGCCACCACGCCCGAGCTGCTGCGCACCGCAGACCGGCTGCATTCGGCCGCGCTCCACCTGCTGCGTTGGGTGCGCGCCGTGGACACCGCGTCGGGGCTCTCCGCCCCTCGCCTCTCCGTCCTGTCGGTGCTGGTGTACGGCGGCCCGCGCACCGTGGGGGAGCTGGCTGCGGCCGAGCAGGTCCGTCCCCCCACCATCACCCGGCTCGTGCAGGCGCTGGAGCGCGAGGGCCTGGTGCGCCGCACGGGCGACCGCCGGGACGGGCGCATCCAGCGCATCCACGCCACGGCGCGCGGGCGCACGC
This genomic window contains:
- a CDS encoding proline dehydrogenase family protein; the encoded protein is MRSALLWGSQNRWLERQFRSRAFAKQAVARFMPGERPEDALAESSSLSERGIQSVLTCLGENVSSKAQVEAIVTDYLDLMDRIGAAELPTHVSVKLTHLGLDLDRDLTVRNLVRLAARAAEHRHTFWVDMEYSRYVDATLDVFEAARRERENLALCLQAYLHRTPEDLERIAGAGAAVRLVKGAYAEPASVAIPSKAEVDERFEELSLRLIELYDGRGQPHGLATHDVPLLRRVASEAARRGWGKDRWEVQMLYGIQRSAQNQLAAEGYTVRVLISYGEAWFPWYMRRLAERPANVGFVLRSMMGG
- a CDS encoding M56 family metallopeptidase; the protein is MIAAWMLFTVVVSGAIALAALGAERLFRHAGVPLRFAWSAGLVAAVLLPAVRLSGLLPERSVAAPDASAPSGVFVLEGLSVTVPQGSATLLVDQWALAGWGILSCGLLALTVGALLSLRARARAWQATTVLGGPAWISEDTGPAVTGVLTPRIVLPRWALDAPDLPLMVAHEREHVRAGDGRLLAGAWALLLLVPWNAPLWWMVRRLRAAIESDCDARVLAKGDVRLRDYCELLLRVGARRSPGLLPAPALSEPASLLERRIDVLTARGRLGRTLRLVVGASVAVALGVACFTPQPEAGGPLAPELPEAGVTAADVTAGPTFTPFTVRPDLKNRQDVQAALVEEYPPLLRDAGVQGTVNVWFFIRDDGVVGDVRVQESSGHPALDEAALEVARVMEFTPALNGDEPVPVWVAFPITFQTASSQASVPVRPSLNGGETGRLETPEGVAYTPFTERPGLVDVEALQATLQAEYPPLLREAGITGTTLVWFHIDESGTVTDARVGRSSEHEALDEAALRVARAARFTPARNRGETVAVWVAFPIRFEPPTGG
- a CDS encoding BlaI/MecI/CopY family transcriptional regulator, giving the protein MGGVVDLVFAERELDVMTVLWDLGSATVAEVQERLADPLAYTTVLTVLRTLEEKGFVAHTEEGRAHRYHPTVARKAAQKSAADRLVTRVFGDSPELLLQQLVSDRRLSEAQLRRIRSLLDDRLKEEDR
- a CDS encoding HD-GYP domain-containing protein, which gives rise to MERTAVTPYPDDHAGRVAEWTGRIAARLGFSADVCAGWARAARWHDIGKQHIPRSILEKPGPLSPAERREVERHPALGASMLAAGPPELRETACVIALTHHERWDGSGYPFGLRGEEIPLVARIVAVADVFDCLCTDRPYKQAYPQERACAILREGAGTLFDPVCVRALEDVVRPADGCVPQVSRRDAPVAIAAPARRRRRRVPAAAA
- a CDS encoding VOC family protein, with the translated sequence MSLPHAPLAIGQIAVHVEDLPRAVGFYRDVLGLPLLFEAPPSLAFFDCGGVRLMLSGASEPGFDHPASILYYRVADIVAAHAALRERGATFVDEPHVVHRTERYALWMTFLRDTEGNTLALMEERTEA
- a CDS encoding MarR family winged helix-turn-helix transcriptional regulator, with amino-acid sequence MSDPSQDATTPELLRTADRLHSAALHLLRWVRAVDTASGLSAPRLSVLSVLVYGGPRTVGELAAAEQVRPPTITRLVQALEREGLVRRTGDRRDGRIQRIHATARGRTLLQAGRQRRIDRLASGLERLSPDERAVLDRAAVLLTRVVRGE